ACCGTGTCCTCGGCCATCTGCTTCAGCCCGCGCTTCGTGATCGAGTAGAACTTCGCCTTGCGGTTGTTCTCCGACGTTCCCCACTCCGCCGAGATCCATCCGCGATGCTGCAACCGCACCAGCGACGCATAGATCGTTCCCTGATTCAGCAGCACCTCATCGCCGCTCACCTGCTCGATGCGCCGCGCGATACCGTACCCATGCATCTCGCCCATGGCAGACAATGTCTGCAAAACCATCAGGTCCAACGTCCCCTGCAACAAATCGAGCTTCGAATCTCCCACGATCTTCCTCCTGTGGCGCAGCCACATAAGTCTGCCATAACTGATGTGGTTACGCCACAGGAAAAGAAAAGTTCTGCATCTCACGAAAAATCCAGCCTTTCCACCCTCCAAATCGCCAACCCTGTTCAAAATCACCCTCGATCTCGTACACTTAACGGCGAAGACCATGTCCAGCGCAGCCAGCAAAAGTCCGATCAAGATCATCATTGCCGCGGTCATCATCATCGCCACGATGGGGTACCTCGCCTACACCGGCGTGCAGGACAACAAGAGCTACTACGTCACCATCGGCGAGCTGCAGGCCATGGGCAATAAAGCCTACGTCCGCCATCTCCGCGTCGCAGGCAACGTAGCTCCGGGCAGCATTCATCGCAGCGGAACCTACGTCGACTTCTCTCTGCTCGAACAGAACCGCACCCTCAAGGTCAGCTATAAAGGCGTCGAGCCTCCGCCCGACACCTTCAAGGACGATGCTCAGGCACTCGCCGTAGGCACCTATGGCAAAGACGGAGTCTTCCACGCGACGCAGCTTCAGGCCAAATGCGCCTCCAAGTACGCTCCGGCCAAACCAGCCACTCCCACAGCCACAGCGACCGCACTGCCCGCCGACTTCAAAAAATAAATGGAGAAGTCAGCCCAGCCTTCCAACGGCTCACCCAGCAGCACCGCCGCCGAACTCGAATCCGTCTCTAAGATCTACGGCACCTTCGCCGCTCTCCGCAACGTCTCCGCCAGCTTTGAATCGGGTACCTGCACCGTCATCGTAGGCGAAAACGGAGCAGGAAAATCCACCCTGCTGCGCGTCCTCGCCGGGCTCATCACTCCCACCCGTGGCACCGCCCGCGTCTTCTCCGAATCTCCGCATAGCCAGCGCCGCCGCATGGCCTATATGAGTCACTCCACCATGCTCTACGACGAGCTGACGGCGATGGAGAACCTCAACTACTTCGCCTCCCTGCACCGCGAGGGCGGCTGCGCCTGCGTCGGCAGCCCCGAGATGGCCCTCCGCGCCGTCGGCCTCGACCCCAATCTCACCCGCCCCGTCGGCCAATACTCGCAAGGCATGCGCCAGCGCGCCTCGCTCGCCCGTGTCCTTCAGACCGACCCCGAGATCCTCCTCCTCGACGAGCCCTTCTCGAACCTCGACGTAGCCTCCGCACACCACATGGTCGAGTTGCTCGCCGACTTCCGTACCTGGCCAGTCGTCGGCGGCGGCAAACGCACCATCCTGCTCACCACCCATCAAGCCCATCTCGCCGAACCCATCGCCGACACCACCCTCAACATGCGCGGCGGCCAAATCGTCCAGCCGGAGGCCGCCACCAAGTGAAGCCGCCAGCCAAAGCCAGCACAAAGACCAACGCCGCCCGCCTGCTCGACGGCCTCAATATCTCTTACGAGCTGCGCGCCTACGAGGTCGATCCCGAAGACCTCACCGCCATCTCGGTCGCCCGCAAGATCGGCCTTCCCCCCGAGCAAGTCTTCAAAACCCTCCTCGCACACACCAACGATGGCGAGCATCTCTTCGCCGTCATCCCCGGCGACGCCGAACTCGACCTCAAAAAATTAGCCCACGCCGCCAACGCAAAGAAAGCCGAGCTGGCCTCGCTCAAAGAAGTCGAGCCCCTCACTGGCTATATCCGCGGCGGAGTCACCGTCATGGCCGCCCGCAAACCCTTCCCCGCCTACGCCGACGAGACCATCGAGCTGCACGACCTCATCTCCATCTCTGCCGGGCAGCGCGGCCTGCAAATCCTGCTCTCTCCTGCCGACTACCTCCGCGCCACCGACGCCACCCTGGCCGACCTCACCAAATGAAATACATCGGCCACATCCTCGCCCATCTCCGCAAAGACCTCCGCATCGAGTGGCGCTCCCGCGACTCCATCAACGGAATGCTCTTCTTCTCGCTGCTCGTCGTTGTGGTCTTCTCACTCGCCTTCGATCCCACCGCCGCCGTCTCCCGCCAGATCTCTGGCGGCATCCTCTGGGTCGCGCTGCTGTTCGCCACCGTCACCGCGCTCAACCAGGCCTGGACCCGCGAGCAGAACCATCAGGTCCTCGAAGCTCAGCGCATGGCCCCGGCTCCGGCGTCCGCGCTCTTCCTCGGCAAGGCCATCGCCAACATGCTCTTCGTCCTCGTCGTCGAAGCCATCCTGGCGCCTGTCTTCATCATCTTCTATAACCTGCACGTCCTCGGCAACGCGTGGCTGCTCGCGTTGATTCTCCCCCTCGGCACCTGGGCGCTGGTGGTCAACGGAACCTTCTTCGCCGTGCTCGGCCTGCGCACCCGCAACCGCGAACTCCTCTTACCCCTGCTGCTGCTGCCGATCTCGCTGCCTGCTCTCCTCGGCATGGTCGAGGCCACCACCGGAGTCCTCACCGCCCAACTCGATCCCCTCGAGATCAATACCTGGATCACCCAGCTTGCCGGATACGACCTCGTCTTCACCATCGTCTGCGTCCTGCTCTTTGAGACCGTTCTCAACGCCGAGTAGGGCTTTCGCGGTAAAATTACCCGCATAGTGTCCCGACCCGCCATTCTCCGCACAGTTGCCTGGCTCTGGTTTCTCGCCAGCATCGTCGTCCTCGTCATCGGCTTCCGCGAGGCAATCTTCCTTGTGCCCACCGACGCGGCCCAGGGCGACGCTGGACGTATCTTCTACTACCACGTCCCCAGCTCGATGCTGAGCTTGATCTTCCCCTACATCAACTTCCTGGCCTCGCTGGCCTACCTCTACTGGCGCCGCCGCGATCCGCTCAAGGCCCTCACCTCGGACGCCCTCGCCCTCACCGCAGCCGAAGTAACCGTCGTCTACGCCAGCATCTGCCTGATCACCGGCAGCATCTGGGGCCGGGCAACCTGGGGCATCTGGTGGACGTGGGATCCGCGCCTCACCAGCATGTTGTTGCTCTGGCTGCTCTACGTCAGCTACCTGATGCTGCGGCGCTTCTCCTCCGCTGGACAGAGCCAGACCCTCGCTGCGGTCCTCTCCGTTTTCGCCGCGGTGGACGTTCCTATTGTCTATATGTCGATCCGCTGGTGGCGTACGCAGCACCCCGCCCCTGTCTTTGGCGGCGGTCCTGACTCCGGGCTCGATCCATCGATGATGCCCGCCTTTGTCTGGAACATCGCCGGTTGGGCCATGTGGGGCATCTTTATCATGTGCTTCCGTTTCGCCCTCGAGCGCCGCCGCCAACTGGCCGAGCAGGAAGCCGCACTCAGCGCCATCGAAGCCTCTCTGGAGACCGCCCAATGACCTGGAGCACCTTCTTCAACCTGAGCACCATCGAGCACAGGCATCTTCTCGCGGCCTACGCCACAGTCCTGATCATTCAGGGCGGATACTTTCTTCTGGTTTTGCGGGCGTGGCTGCGGACGAAAGATCCGCGCAAATAAAAAGCAACGAAGCTACAAGAATTGCAGCTTCGTTGTCCGAGAAGAATTACAGATGACGCGGAATTCGCTCAAAGCGGATTTCCGCCTCTTCCCCTCCTAAACACCACCACTCAAAAAAGGTTTCGAAAAAAGTCGGTGCGTTCATCCGCCTAATTCACTTGCATAGAACAAGTGAATTAGCTATCGTCTCAACCGTGCCAGAAAAGTCAAAATCAAAGCCACGCTCCGGCTGCCCGGTCAGCATTGCGCTCGAAAAGTTCGGAGACCGATGGTCTTTGTTGATCATCCGCGACCTGATGGTGCGTGGGTACAAGACCTTTAAGGAGTTTCAGGAGTCCGGCGAAGGCATCTCGACCAACATCCTTGCCGATCGCCTGCAAAAGCTCGAGGCCGGTAAGATCATTCTCCGTGAGCCGGAGGAGACCGACGGAAGAAAGATCAACTATCGCCTCACCGAAAGAGGAATCGATCTGGCGCCCGTGCTTCTGGAACTGCTTCTTTGGAGCGCAAAGCACGAGCAGACCGGCGCTCCGTGCGAGCTGATGGCGCAGATGGCGAGCAACCGCGAAGCCGTTCTCGCCGAGACCCATCGCCGCTGGAAGGACCGCGACCCCAACCCATTGCTTCCCCCTTTTAGCAGCAAATCCAGCAGTCATTAAAAGATGGAGGACAGTACATGCAAGCAGAGACACAGACAGCATCAGGTAAGCCACTCTGGACCGGCCGCATCCTCAGCATCCTCGCCGTCGTATTCATGCTCTTCGACGCCATCGGGCATCTTCTCAAACCTGCGCCGGTAGTCCAGGCCTTCCTTCAGCTCGGATTTCCGCTTAACCTGTCCGTCGATCTCGGCATCATCCAACTCATCTGTGTCCTCGTCTATGTCATTCCGCGAACCGCCATCTTTGGCGCGGTACTGATCACCGGCTATCTCGGCGGTGCCGTCGCCATCCATATGCGCGTCGGCAACCCCGTCTTCGAGTGCGTCTTTCCCATCCTCATCGGCATATTTTTCTGGGCTGGCCTTTTTCTCCGTGACACTCGGCTTAGCGCAATCTTTCCCATCAGCAATTAGCATCTTCGGGCCTTCATCGACAGACATCATCGAAGGGAGCAAGTCATGAGCAAGGTAAGAGTATTGGTCGGCACCCGCAAAGGAGCCTTCGTCCTCACCTCCGACGGCAAGCGCGAAAAGTGGAACATCAGCGGTCCCCACTTCGCCGGGTGGGAGATGTATCACCTCAAAGGCTCGCCCTCCGATCCCAACCGCATCTACGCCTCGCAGTCCAGCGGCTGGTTCGGCCAGGTCATCCAGCGCTCCGACGACGGCGGCCAAACCTGGTCTCCCGTCGGCAACAAGTTCGCCTACGAAGGCGTCCCCGGCACCCATCAGTGGTACGACGGCACCGCGCATCCGTGGGAGTTCAAGCGCGTCTGGCACCTCGAGCCCTCGCTCACCGATCCCGACACCGTCTACGCCGGAATCGAGGACGCCGCCATCTTCCGCTCGACCGACGGCGGCCAGAGTTGGAGCGAGCTTCCCGGCCTGCGCGAGCACGGCTCCGGCCCACGCTGGCAGCCCGGCGCGGGCGGCATGTGCCTGCACACCATCATCCTTGATCCCAGCGACCCCCAGCGCATGTATATCGCTATCTCCGCAGCAGGGGCCTTTCGCACCGACGACGGCGGCAAGACCTGGCAGCCCATCAATCAGGGACTTCACTCCGAATACATCCCCGATCCCAAGGCCGACGTCGGCCACTGCGTCCACCACATCGCCATGCACCCGGCACGTCCCAATACCTTGTTCATGCAAAAGCACTGGGACGTCATGCGCTCGGACAACGCCGGAGACCACTGGCACGAGATCAGCGGCAATCTCCCCACCGACTTCGGCTTCGCCATCGACGTCCATGCCCACGAACCCGAAACCATCTACGTCGTCCCCATCAAGTCCGACTCCGAGCACTTCCCCCTCGACGGCCAGCTTCGCGTCTACCGCAGCCGCACCGGCGGCAACGAGTGGGAGCCGCTCACCAAGGGCCTCCCGCAATCCGACTGCTACGTTAATGTCCTCCGCGACGCCATGGCCGTCGACAAGCTCGACTCCTGCGGCGTCTACTT
This region of Edaphobacter dinghuensis genomic DNA includes:
- a CDS encoding heme exporter protein CcmB; protein product: MKYIGHILAHLRKDLRIEWRSRDSINGMLFFSLLVVVVFSLAFDPTAAVSRQISGGILWVALLFATVTALNQAWTREQNHQVLEAQRMAPAPASALFLGKAIANMLFVLVVEAILAPVFIIFYNLHVLGNAWLLALILPLGTWALVVNGTFFAVLGLRTRNRELLLPLLLLPISLPALLGMVEATTGVLTAQLDPLEINTWITQLAGYDLVFTIVCVLLFETVLNAE
- a CDS encoding winged helix-turn-helix transcriptional regulator, producing MPEKSKSKPRSGCPVSIALEKFGDRWSLLIIRDLMVRGYKTFKEFQESGEGISTNILADRLQKLEAGKIILREPEETDGRKINYRLTERGIDLAPVLLELLLWSAKHEQTGAPCELMAQMASNREAVLAETHRRWKDRDPNPLLPPFSSKSSSH
- a CDS encoding WD40/YVTN/BNR-like repeat-containing protein — protein: MSKVRVLVGTRKGAFVLTSDGKREKWNISGPHFAGWEMYHLKGSPSDPNRIYASQSSGWFGQVIQRSDDGGQTWSPVGNKFAYEGVPGTHQWYDGTAHPWEFKRVWHLEPSLTDPDTVYAGIEDAAIFRSTDGGQSWSELPGLREHGSGPRWQPGAGGMCLHTIILDPSDPQRMYIAISAAGAFRTDDGGKTWQPINQGLHSEYIPDPKADVGHCVHHIAMHPARPNTLFMQKHWDVMRSDNAGDHWHEISGNLPTDFGFAIDVHAHEPETIYVVPIKSDSEHFPLDGQLRVYRSRTGGNEWEPLTKGLPQSDCYVNVLRDAMAVDKLDSCGVYFGTTGGQVYVSPDAGDSWSPIVRDLPAVLSVEVQTIA
- the ybaK gene encoding Cys-tRNA(Pro) deacylase, encoding MKPPAKASTKTNAARLLDGLNISYELRAYEVDPEDLTAISVARKIGLPPEQVFKTLLAHTNDGEHLFAVIPGDAELDLKKLAHAANAKKAELASLKEVEPLTGYIRGGVTVMAARKPFPAYADETIELHDLISISAGQRGLQILLSPADYLRATDATLADLTK
- a CDS encoding ABC transporter ATP-binding protein, with translation MEKSAQPSNGSPSSTAAELESVSKIYGTFAALRNVSASFESGTCTVIVGENGAGKSTLLRVLAGLITPTRGTARVFSESPHSQRRRMAYMSHSTMLYDELTAMENLNYFASLHREGGCACVGSPEMALRAVGLDPNLTRPVGQYSQGMRQRASLARVLQTDPEILLLDEPFSNLDVASAHHMVELLADFRTWPVVGGGKRTILLTTHQAHLAEPIADTTLNMRGGQIVQPEAATK
- a CDS encoding cytochrome c maturation protein CcmE, producing the protein MSSAASKSPIKIIIAAVIIIATMGYLAYTGVQDNKSYYVTIGELQAMGNKAYVRHLRVAGNVAPGSIHRSGTYVDFSLLEQNRTLKVSYKGVEPPPDTFKDDAQALAVGTYGKDGVFHATQLQAKCASKYAPAKPATPTATATALPADFKK
- a CDS encoding PadR family transcriptional regulator, which codes for MGDSKLDLLQGTLDLMVLQTLSAMGEMHGYGIARRIEQVSGDEVLLNQGTIYASLVRLQHRGWISAEWGTSENNRKAKFYSITKRGLKQMAEDTVYWQRLSSVMGRVLAMGENGGQQ
- a CDS encoding DoxX family protein → MQAETQTASGKPLWTGRILSILAVVFMLFDAIGHLLKPAPVVQAFLQLGFPLNLSVDLGIIQLICVLVYVIPRTAIFGAVLITGYLGGAVAIHMRVGNPVFECVFPILIGIFFWAGLFLRDTRLSAIFPISN
- the ccsA gene encoding cytochrome c biogenesis protein CcsA, producing MSRPAILRTVAWLWFLASIVVLVIGFREAIFLVPTDAAQGDAGRIFYYHVPSSMLSLIFPYINFLASLAYLYWRRRDPLKALTSDALALTAAEVTVVYASICLITGSIWGRATWGIWWTWDPRLTSMLLLWLLYVSYLMLRRFSSAGQSQTLAAVLSVFAAVDVPIVYMSIRWWRTQHPAPVFGGGPDSGLDPSMMPAFVWNIAGWAMWGIFIMCFRFALERRRQLAEQEAALSAIEASLETAQ